The following are encoded together in the Halopiger aswanensis genome:
- a CDS encoding 50S ribosomal protein L32e yields MAAEDDEPQELEDISGVGASKADALREAGFESIEDVKEADQDDLAEAEGIGNALAARIKADVGDLEVTEETEAEIEDEGAEEEEEPDEDVETELRARGLTEKTPELSEDEERLLERRKSEGKPQFKRQDYHMKKRTPESWRRPRGQLSKQRKGIKGKGPKVQAGFRTPEAVRGKHPSGFEEVYVENVDDLEGVDGSREAVRIASSVGARKRERIEEVAEDEGIRVLNPTYEEVEVEAND; encoded by the coding sequence ATGGCAGCCGAAGACGACGAACCACAGGAACTCGAAGACATCAGCGGTGTTGGCGCGAGCAAGGCTGACGCCCTTCGCGAGGCCGGCTTCGAGTCCATCGAGGACGTCAAGGAAGCCGACCAGGACGATCTGGCAGAAGCCGAGGGCATCGGTAACGCGCTCGCTGCCCGTATCAAGGCCGACGTCGGCGACCTCGAGGTCACCGAAGAAACGGAGGCCGAGATCGAAGACGAAGGCGCCGAAGAAGAGGAAGAGCCCGACGAAGACGTCGAGACGGAGCTTCGTGCCCGCGGCCTGACCGAGAAGACCCCCGAGCTCTCCGAGGACGAGGAACGACTCCTCGAGCGTCGGAAGAGCGAGGGCAAGCCGCAGTTCAAGCGCCAGGACTACCACATGAAAAAGCGGACGCCCGAATCGTGGCGCCGCCCCCGCGGCCAGCTGTCCAAGCAGCGCAAGGGCATCAAGGGCAAGGGCCCGAAGGTCCAGGCCGGCTTCCGCACGCCCGAAGCCGTTCGCGGAAAGCATCCGAGCGGCTTCGAAGAGGTCTACGTCGAGAACGTCGACGACCTCGAGGGCGTCGACGGCTCTCGCGAAGCAGTTCGCATCGCCTCCTCGGTCGGCGCGCGCAAGCGCGAACGGATCGAGGAAGTGGCCGAGGACGAGGGCATCCGCGTCCTGAACCCGACCTACGAAGAAGTCGAGGTGGAAGCCAATGACTGA
- a CDS encoding 50S ribosomal protein L19e — protein sequence MTDLSAQKRLAADVLDVGENRIWLDPDAQADIAEAITRDEIRELVEEGRIQAEDTKGNSRGRARERNAKRSYGHQKGPGKRRGKKGARQNEKEEWESKIRAQRRKLRELRDKGELTPTQYRELYKKAGGGEFRSVRYLLNYIDDNYGDQ from the coding sequence ATGACTGATCTCTCCGCACAGAAGCGACTGGCCGCCGACGTCCTCGACGTCGGTGAGAACCGCATCTGGCTCGACCCCGACGCCCAGGCCGACATCGCCGAAGCGATCACCCGCGACGAGATCCGCGAACTCGTCGAGGAAGGTCGCATTCAGGCCGAAGACACCAAGGGCAACTCCCGCGGCCGTGCCCGCGAGCGCAACGCAAAGCGCTCCTACGGCCACCAGAAGGGCCCGGGCAAGCGCCGCGGCAAGAAGGGCGCACGCCAGAACGAGAAAGAAGAGTGGGAAAGCAAGATCCGCGCACAGCGCCGGAAGCTGCGCGAACTCCGCGACAAGGGCGAACTGACGCCCACGCAGTACCGCGAGCTCTACAAGAAGGCTGGCGGTGGCGAGTTCCGCAGCGTCCGGTACCTGTTGAACTACATCGACGACAACTACGGTGACCAATAA
- a CDS encoding 50S ribosomal protein L18, with the protein MATGPRYKVPMRRRREVRTDYHQRLRLLKSGKPRLVARKSNKHTTAQLITPGPQGDETLASAHSSDLEEYGWEAPTSNISAAYLTGLLAGQRAVEAGLEEAVLDIGLNTATPGNKVFAVQEGAIDAGLEIPHNDEVLADWSRTRGEHIAEYAEQLDEPLYNGEFDATDLPEHFDDVREAILE; encoded by the coding sequence ATGGCGACAGGACCACGATACAAAGTGCCGATGCGGCGTCGCCGTGAGGTCCGGACGGACTACCACCAGAGGTTGCGCCTGCTGAAGTCGGGTAAGCCCCGACTCGTCGCTCGAAAGAGCAACAAGCACACTACGGCGCAGCTGATCACTCCCGGACCTCAGGGAGACGAGACGCTCGCGAGTGCACACTCGAGCGACCTAGAGGAGTACGGTTGGGAAGCCCCCACGAGTAACATTTCCGCGGCGTACCTGACCGGCCTGCTGGCCGGCCAGCGCGCCGTCGAGGCCGGCCTCGAGGAAGCGGTCCTCGACATCGGTCTCAACACCGCGACGCCCGGTAACAAGGTGTTCGCGGTCCAGGAGGGCGCGATCGACGCGGGTCTCGAGATCCCGCACAACGACGAGGTCCTCGCGGACTGGTCGCGCACGCGCGGCGAGCACATCGCCGAGTACGCCGAACAGCTCGACGAGCCGCTGTACAACGGCGAGTTCGACGCGACCGACCTCCCCGAACACTTCGACGACGTACGAGAGGCGATCCTAGAATGA
- a CDS encoding 30S ribosomal protein S5 produces MSANDYNDNGWEPVTRLGRMVQEGEIDTMEDALNSGLPLKEPEIVDQLLPGLDDEVLDINMVQRMTDSGRRVKFRCVVAVGNRDGYVGYAEGRDDQVGSAIQKAIGIAKLNMIKVPRGSGSWEDRSDRPHSLTRRTKGKAGSVEVEVIPAPEGLGLAASDTVHAVLDLAGIENAWTKSHGNTRTTVNLAKATFNALENASQSRHPRRRSGANRDRDEAEVTE; encoded by the coding sequence ATGAGCGCAAACGACTACAACGACAACGGCTGGGAACCCGTCACCCGTCTCGGCCGGATGGTTCAGGAGGGCGAAATCGACACGATGGAGGACGCCCTCAACTCGGGGCTCCCCCTGAAGGAGCCCGAGATCGTCGACCAGCTCCTCCCCGGACTGGACGACGAAGTGCTGGACATCAACATGGTCCAGCGGATGACCGACTCCGGACGACGCGTCAAGTTCCGCTGCGTCGTCGCCGTCGGCAACCGCGACGGCTACGTCGGCTACGCGGAAGGCCGAGACGATCAGGTCGGGTCCGCCATCCAGAAGGCGATCGGTATCGCGAAGCTGAACATGATCAAGGTCCCCCGCGGCTCCGGTTCCTGGGAGGACCGCTCGGACCGGCCCCACTCCCTGACCCGACGCACGAAGGGGAAGGCCGGCTCCGTCGAGGTCGAGGTCATCCCCGCCCCCGAAGGGCTGGGGCTTGCCGCCAGCGACACCGTCCACGCGGTGCTCGACTTGGCCGGCATCGAGAACGCCTGGACCAAGAGCCACGGCAACACTCGGACCACGGTCAACCTCGCGAAGGCGACGTTCAACGCACTGGAGAACGCATCGCAGTCGCGCCACCCGCGGCGTCGCTCGGGTGCGAACCGAGACCGAGACGAAGCCGAGGTGACTGAGTAA
- a CDS encoding 50S ribosomal protein L30 translates to MKAVVQVRGEVNRQQDVQDTLEMLNIHSVNHCALVPETDTYTGMVNKVNDYVAHGEPSAEVLAAVLAKRAEPLEGDQSDVDADWLDENTGYSDFESLAEALLAEETTLREQGLSPTLRLHPPRGGHDGIKKPTAEGGQLGKHTTDEINDLLESMR, encoded by the coding sequence ATGAAGGCAGTCGTTCAGGTTCGCGGCGAAGTGAACCGCCAGCAGGACGTTCAGGACACGCTGGAGATGCTGAACATCCACAGCGTCAACCACTGCGCGCTCGTCCCTGAGACCGACACCTACACGGGAATGGTCAACAAGGTCAACGACTACGTCGCGCACGGCGAACCGAGCGCCGAGGTGCTCGCAGCCGTGCTCGCAAAGCGCGCAGAGCCCCTCGAGGGCGATCAGTCCGACGTCGACGCCGACTGGCTCGACGAGAACACCGGGTATAGCGACTTCGAGTCGCTGGCCGAAGCGCTGCTTGCCGAGGAGACGACGCTGCGCGAGCAGGGACTGTCCCCGACGCTTCGTCTGCACCCGCCCCGCGGCGGTCACGACGGCATCAAGAAGCCGACCGCCGAGGGCGGCCAACTCGGAAAGCATACAACGGACGAAATCAACGACCTGTTAGAATCGATGCGATAA
- a CDS encoding uL15m family ribosomal protein — MTSKKRRQRGSRTHSGGSHKNRRGAGHRGGRGRAGRSKHEFHNYEPKGKHGFKRPQDIREEVAEIDVQKLDEDAILYAAEGVAEETDDGYAIDARDVVEDGHEVDTVKVLGSGQVRNALEVTADAFSDAAEEKLADAGGEAVLSERAQERADAESESDTDAADETEQSED, encoded by the coding sequence ATGACGAGTAAAAAACGACGCCAACGCGGGTCACGAACGCACAGCGGCGGCTCCCACAAGAACCGACGTGGTGCGGGCCACCGTGGCGGTCGCGGCCGCGCCGGGCGCAGCAAGCACGAGTTCCACAACTACGAGCCGAAGGGCAAGCACGGCTTCAAGCGGCCCCAGGACATCCGCGAAGAGGTCGCGGAGATCGACGTCCAGAAGCTCGACGAGGACGCCATCCTCTACGCGGCCGAGGGTGTCGCCGAGGAAACCGACGACGGCTACGCGATCGACGCACGCGACGTCGTCGAGGACGGCCACGAGGTCGACACCGTGAAGGTCCTCGGCTCCGGCCAAGTCCGCAATGCCCTCGAGGTCACGGCCGACGCCTTCTCGGATGCGGCCGAGGAGAAGCTCGCGGACGCCGGCGGCGAGGCGGTCCTCTCGGAACGAGCGCAGGAACGAGCGGACGCTGAATCCGAGTCGGATACGGACGCCGCTGACGAAACCGAACAGAGCGAGGACTAA
- the secY gene encoding preprotein translocase subunit SecY: protein MGWKEAAEPVLTRMPAVQRPEGHVPFKRKLAWTAGILVLYFFLTNISLLGMQSGGANDLFGQFRAILAGSQGSILQVGIGPIVTASIVLQLLGGANLLGLDTNDPRDQVLYQGLQKLLVVVMVALTGLPMVFASGFLPAQPSLSIGGLQFGQTQVQLLMFLQIFAGGILLLYMDEVVSKWGVGSGIGLFIIAGVSQRLVAGFIQPAQGGFFYNWYMILTGRMEVGSVVSTDGLSTLLMTDGGMIIPLLTTLLIFGIVVYAESVRVEIPLSHARVKGARGRFPVKLIYASVLPMILVRALQANIQMLGQILNSQWAGMPTWLGQYTDGQAVGGFFYYLSPIYSPQDWMWWTGAVTQEAWQVLIRVSVDLTFMIVGGAIFAVFWVETTDMGPEATAQQIQNSGMQIPGFRQNVGVIEKVMERYIPQVTVIGGALVGLLAVWANMLGTIGSVTGTGLLLAVSITYKLYEEIAEEQMMEMHPMMRQMFGKE, encoded by the coding sequence ATGGGATGGAAGGAAGCCGCTGAACCGGTCTTAACGCGGATGCCCGCCGTCCAGCGTCCGGAGGGGCACGTCCCCTTCAAGCGGAAGCTGGCGTGGACGGCCGGCATTCTCGTGTTGTATTTCTTCCTGACGAACATCTCGCTGCTCGGGATGCAATCCGGCGGCGCGAACGACCTCTTCGGCCAGTTCCGTGCGATCCTCGCGGGGTCGCAGGGCTCGATCCTGCAGGTCGGTATCGGACCGATCGTCACGGCGAGCATCGTCTTGCAGTTGCTCGGCGGTGCGAACCTGCTCGGTCTCGACACCAACGATCCGCGGGATCAGGTTCTCTACCAGGGGCTCCAGAAGTTGCTCGTCGTCGTGATGGTGGCACTCACTGGGCTCCCGATGGTGTTCGCCAGCGGCTTCCTGCCAGCCCAGCCGTCGCTGTCGATCGGCGGCCTCCAGTTCGGTCAGACGCAGGTCCAGCTGCTGATGTTCCTGCAGATCTTCGCTGGCGGTATCCTCCTCCTCTACATGGACGAGGTCGTCAGCAAGTGGGGCGTCGGGAGCGGGATCGGCCTGTTCATCATCGCCGGCGTGAGCCAGCGACTCGTGGCCGGGTTCATCCAGCCCGCACAGGGCGGGTTCTTCTACAACTGGTACATGATCCTCACGGGGCGGATGGAGGTCGGCTCCGTCGTCTCCACCGACGGGCTCTCCACGCTGCTGATGACCGACGGCGGGATGATCATCCCGCTGCTGACGACGCTGCTGATCTTCGGCATCGTCGTCTACGCGGAGTCCGTGCGGGTCGAGATCCCGCTCAGTCACGCCCGCGTGAAGGGTGCTCGCGGCCGCTTCCCGGTGAAGCTCATCTACGCGAGCGTCCTGCCGATGATCCTCGTCCGCGCGCTGCAGGCGAACATCCAGATGCTCGGCCAGATCCTGAACAGCCAGTGGGCCGGGATGCCCACCTGGCTGGGCCAGTACACCGACGGGCAAGCGGTCGGCGGGTTCTTCTACTACCTGTCCCCGATCTACTCGCCCCAAGACTGGATGTGGTGGACCGGTGCCGTCACCCAGGAAGCGTGGCAGGTGCTGATTCGCGTCTCCGTCGACCTCACCTTCATGATCGTCGGCGGCGCGATCTTCGCCGTCTTCTGGGTCGAAACGACGGACATGGGTCCCGAGGCTACCGCCCAGCAGATCCAAAACTCCGGGATGCAGATTCCCGGCTTCCGACAGAACGTCGGCGTCATCGAGAAGGTCATGGAGCGGTACATCCCGCAGGTGACCGTCATCGGTGGCGCGCTGGTCGGCCTGCTGGCCGTCTGGGCGAACATGCTCGGCACTATCGGGTCCGTTACCGGAACCGGCCTGCTGCTGGCCGTCTCCATCACCTACAAGCTCTACGAGGAGATCGCCGAAGAGCAGATGATGGAGATGCACCCGATGATGCGCCAGATGTTCGGCAAGGAGTAG
- a CDS encoding cytochrome C oxidase subunit IV family protein — protein MADIRTYTLIYVALVALATGKFVFFHFDFFTYGMAMAGTMALIVAKSLLIAGYYQHLVEEPRAITYMMGTAVFMVFLLTIAAGYSIQ, from the coding sequence ATGGCTGACATCCGAACGTACACCCTCATCTACGTCGCGCTGGTGGCACTGGCGACAGGGAAGTTCGTGTTCTTCCACTTCGACTTCTTCACGTACGGGATGGCGATGGCCGGAACGATGGCGCTGATCGTCGCCAAGTCGCTCCTGATCGCCGGCTACTACCAGCACCTCGTCGAGGAACCGCGCGCAATCACGTACATGATGGGCACCGCCGTGTTCATGGTCTTCCTGCTGACCATCGCGGCCGGGTACTCCATCCAGTAA
- a CDS encoding S8 family serine peptidase — protein sequence MTSRRGRAGRSEIVPIVVCLLLLSAGPIAAGASAMAAGHSDGPPTDDGIRIDDDLPANGTTVEVIVRLEDAPATDTAVAADETDVDIDRLEEHAEATQDPLLEYAADTPGITVAEEFWVTNAVLLEVNLERVDLETFERFEAVEAVHENFEVPVPDRPAEPTAVNGTPTASAADGTAQTTQGSSVTPAIAAIDVPSVWNEYETRGEGVRVAVLDTGIEPSHPDLELYTDDPSDPTYPGGWAEFNDTGHRVPDSTPHDTGVHGTHVSGTVAGGAATGTAIGVAPEADLMHGLVMDETNGTFAQILAGMEWALAEDADVINMSLGTTGTYPQFIEPIRNANLSGTIVVGAIGNEGPETSGSPGNVYETLSVGAVAADGTVAPFSGGERLNRTDWAATPSDWPDAYTVPDVVAPGVDIASSMPDGGYARMPGTSMAAPHVAGTAALLRSVEPDATPADLSSVLTETTQVPADDRESAVETRYGTGIIDADAAAAELLERTSEVESSMESGGDTTGGQSDESAVAGGHTAGDAAGVDWPGQLATIGLAIVLGLCVVTVLSGFGVGRLER from the coding sequence ATGACTTCGCGTCGCGGGAGGGCGGGACGGTCGGAGATCGTTCCGATCGTCGTCTGTCTGTTGCTCCTCTCTGCAGGGCCGATCGCAGCGGGTGCGTCAGCGATGGCGGCGGGCCACTCCGACGGACCGCCGACTGACGACGGGATCCGGATCGACGACGATCTCCCGGCCAACGGGACCACCGTCGAAGTGATCGTCAGACTCGAGGACGCCCCGGCAACCGACACGGCTGTCGCTGCGGACGAAACTGACGTCGATATCGACCGCCTCGAGGAACACGCCGAAGCGACGCAGGACCCGCTCCTCGAGTACGCGGCCGACACCCCGGGGATCACCGTCGCCGAGGAGTTCTGGGTGACCAATGCCGTCTTACTGGAAGTCAACCTCGAGCGGGTCGACCTCGAGACGTTCGAGCGGTTCGAGGCCGTCGAAGCGGTCCACGAGAACTTCGAGGTTCCCGTCCCGGACCGGCCTGCGGAGCCGACCGCGGTGAACGGAACGCCGACCGCGAGTGCTGCAGACGGGACCGCCCAGACTACCCAGGGATCGTCGGTGACGCCTGCGATCGCCGCGATCGACGTCCCGTCGGTCTGGAACGAGTACGAGACGCGCGGCGAGGGCGTGCGCGTCGCCGTCCTCGATACCGGTATCGAGCCGTCTCATCCCGATCTCGAGTTGTACACCGACGACCCGTCGGACCCGACCTATCCCGGCGGCTGGGCTGAGTTCAACGACACCGGTCACCGAGTACCCGACTCGACGCCCCACGATACCGGCGTGCACGGCACGCACGTCAGCGGGACGGTCGCCGGCGGCGCCGCGACGGGGACGGCGATCGGCGTCGCACCAGAGGCCGACCTCATGCACGGGCTCGTGATGGACGAGACGAACGGGACGTTCGCCCAGATCCTCGCCGGCATGGAGTGGGCGCTCGCAGAAGATGCGGACGTCATCAACATGAGCCTCGGCACGACGGGGACGTACCCGCAGTTTATCGAGCCGATACGCAACGCGAACCTGAGCGGGACGATCGTCGTCGGCGCGATCGGAAACGAGGGACCGGAGACGTCAGGGTCGCCGGGGAACGTCTACGAGACGCTTTCCGTCGGAGCCGTGGCTGCCGACGGGACGGTCGCCCCCTTCTCCGGTGGCGAGCGACTCAACCGGACCGACTGGGCGGCGACTCCGTCCGACTGGCCGGACGCGTACACTGTTCCCGATGTCGTGGCTCCCGGCGTCGATATCGCGAGTTCCATGCCCGACGGCGGCTACGCTCGCATGCCCGGGACGTCAATGGCTGCCCCTCACGTCGCCGGCACGGCCGCCCTCCTGCGCTCGGTCGAACCCGACGCGACGCCGGCGGATCTCTCGAGCGTGCTAACTGAGACGACTCAGGTTCCCGCTGACGACCGGGAATCGGCCGTAGAAACGCGGTACGGTACGGGGATCATTGATGCCGACGCTGCCGCCGCTGAACTCCTCGAGCGTACGAGTGAGGTCGAGTCGTCGATGGAGTCCGGCGGTGATACGACCGGCGGTCAATCCGACGAGAGCGCCGTAGCTGGCGGCCACACGGCTGGCGACGCAGCCGGCGTCGACTGGCCGGGCCAGCTTGCTACGATCGGACTGGCGATCGTTCTCGGCCTCTGTGTCGTCACGGTGCTGTCCGGTTTCGGTGTCGGACGACTCGAGCGGTAG